In Streptomyces sp. NBC_00569, a single genomic region encodes these proteins:
- the ftsH gene encoding ATP-dependent zinc metalloprotease FtsH, producing MDVKRYFRGPVMWIVLAVLAVVVLMQVVGSSGGYKTVDTGQVIQAIDDNKVQSAKLTTGDENNIKVELKDGQKVQGSSKIQASYIGDQGVEVAKDLQAKFEDKQIPDGYTVAPTKQNAFVGILLSLLPFVLIVVVFLFLMNQMQGGGSRVMQFGKSKAKLITKDTPKTTFADVAGSDEAVEELHEIKEFLQEPAKFQAVGAKIPKGVLLYGPPGTGKTLLARAVAGEAGVPFYSISGSDFVEMFVGVGASRVRDLFEQAKANAPAIVFVDEIDAVGRHRGAGLGGGHDEREQTLNQLLVEMDGFDVKGGVILIAATNRPDILDPALLRPGRFDRQIAVDRPDMQGRLEILKVHQKGKPVAPDVDLSAVARRTPGFTGADLANVLNEAALLTARSDLKLVDNSMLDEAIDRVVAGPQKRTRIMSDKEKKITAYHEGGHALVAAASPNSDPVHKITILSRGRALGYTMVLPDEDKYSTTRNEMLDQLAYMLGGRAAEELVFHDPTTGAANDIEKATATARAMVTQYGMTERLGAIKFGGDNTEPFLGREMAHQRDYSEEVAALVDEEVKKLIETAHNEAWEILVENRDVLDNLVLALLEKETLNKEQIAEIFAPIVKRPARPAWTGSSRRTPSTRPPVLSPRELSLTNGSNGTATGVESGLDIAPTDSPEA from the coding sequence ATGGACGTGAAGCGATACTTCCGTGGGCCGGTCATGTGGATCGTGCTGGCCGTCCTTGCCGTGGTCGTGTTGATGCAGGTCGTCGGTTCGTCCGGTGGCTACAAGACAGTGGACACCGGCCAGGTCATTCAGGCCATCGACGACAACAAGGTGCAGTCGGCCAAGCTGACCACCGGCGATGAAAACAACATCAAGGTCGAGCTCAAGGACGGCCAGAAGGTCCAGGGCAGCAGCAAGATCCAGGCGAGCTACATCGGCGACCAGGGCGTCGAGGTGGCCAAGGATCTGCAGGCCAAGTTCGAGGACAAGCAGATCCCCGACGGGTACACCGTCGCTCCGACGAAGCAGAACGCCTTCGTGGGGATCCTGCTCTCCCTGCTCCCCTTCGTCCTGATCGTCGTCGTCTTCCTGTTCCTGATGAATCAGATGCAGGGCGGCGGCTCCCGAGTCATGCAGTTCGGGAAGTCCAAGGCGAAGCTCATCACCAAGGACACCCCGAAGACGACGTTCGCCGATGTGGCGGGCTCGGACGAGGCCGTCGAGGAGCTCCACGAGATCAAGGAGTTCCTCCAGGAGCCGGCGAAGTTCCAGGCCGTCGGCGCCAAGATCCCCAAGGGTGTGCTGCTCTACGGCCCGCCCGGAACCGGTAAGACGCTGCTCGCGCGCGCCGTTGCCGGTGAGGCTGGGGTTCCCTTCTACTCGATCTCGGGTTCCGACTTCGTCGAGATGTTCGTCGGTGTCGGTGCCTCCCGAGTCCGTGACCTGTTCGAGCAGGCCAAGGCGAACGCCCCGGCGATCGTCTTCGTCGACGAGATCGACGCCGTCGGCCGGCACCGCGGTGCGGGTCTCGGCGGCGGTCACGACGAGCGCGAGCAGACGCTCAACCAGCTGCTCGTCGAGATGGACGGCTTCGACGTGAAGGGCGGCGTCATCCTGATCGCCGCCACGAACCGGCCCGACATCCTCGACCCGGCACTGCTGCGCCCGGGACGTTTCGACCGGCAGATCGCGGTCGACCGCCCGGACATGCAGGGCCGTCTGGAGATCCTCAAGGTTCACCAGAAGGGCAAGCCGGTCGCACCTGATGTCGATCTCTCCGCCGTCGCCCGGCGTACCCCGGGCTTCACCGGCGCCGATCTGGCGAACGTGCTGAACGAAGCGGCGCTCCTCACGGCGCGCAGCGACCTCAAGCTCGTCGACAACTCGATGCTGGACGAGGCGATCGACCGCGTGGTGGCGGGCCCGCAGAAGCGGACCCGGATCATGTCCGACAAGGAGAAGAAGATCACCGCGTACCACGAGGGCGGACACGCCCTGGTCGCGGCGGCTTCGCCCAACTCCGACCCGGTGCACAAGATCACGATCCTGTCCCGTGGACGGGCCCTCGGTTACACGATGGTCCTGCCCGACGAGGACAAGTACTCCACCACGCGCAACGAGATGCTCGACCAGCTCGCCTACATGCTGGGCGGGCGCGCGGCCGAGGAACTGGTCTTCCACGACCCGACCACGGGCGCGGCGAACGACATCGAGAAGGCGACCGCGACCGCGCGGGCCATGGTCACGCAGTACGGCATGACCGAGCGGCTCGGCGCGATCAAGTTCGGCGGCGACAACACCGAGCCGTTCCTCGGCCGGGAGATGGCGCACCAGCGCGACTACTCGGAAGAGGTCGCCGCGCTCGTCGACGAAGAGGTCAAGAAGCTCATCGAGACCGCGCACAACGAGGCCTGGGAGATCCTCGTCGAGAACCGAGACGTTCTCGACAACCTGGTCCTCGCGCTCCTGGAGAAGGAAACGCTGAACAAGGAGCAGATCGCCGAGATCTTCGCTCCGATCGTGAAGCGCCCGGCCCGCCCCGCGTGGACCGGCTCCTCCCGCCGCACCCCCTCGACCCGCCCGCCGGTGCTCTCCCCCAGGGAGCTGTCACTGACGAACGGTTCGAACGGCACGGCAACGGGCGTCGAGTCCGGGCTGGACATCGCTCCTACGGACAGCCCCGAGGCCTGA
- the hpt gene encoding hypoxanthine phosphoribosyltransferase, translating into MRVDAKDMGTDLQSVLITKEEIDAKLAELAAKIDAEYAGKDLLIVGVLKGAVMVMADLARALSTPVTMDWMAVSSYGAGTQSSGVVRILKDLDTDIKGRHVLIVEDIIDSGLTLSWLLTNLGTREPASLEVCTLLRKPEAAKVAIDVKWTGFEIPNEFVVGYGLDYAEKYRNLPFVGTLAPHVYGG; encoded by the coding sequence ATGCGGGTGGACGCGAAAGACATGGGCACCGACCTTCAGTCGGTGCTCATCACCAAGGAAGAGATCGACGCGAAGCTGGCCGAGCTGGCCGCGAAGATCGATGCGGAATACGCGGGCAAGGACCTGCTGATCGTCGGTGTCCTCAAGGGCGCCGTGATGGTCATGGCGGACCTGGCGCGTGCGCTGTCCACCCCCGTCACGATGGACTGGATGGCGGTGTCCTCGTACGGCGCGGGCACCCAGTCGTCCGGCGTCGTACGGATCCTCAAGGACCTCGACACCGACATCAAGGGCAGGCACGTCCTGATCGTCGAGGACATCATCGACTCCGGCCTCACGCTGTCGTGGCTGCTCACCAACCTCGGCACGCGCGAGCCCGCGAGCCTCGAGGTCTGCACGCTGCTGCGCAAGCCGGAGGCGGCGAAGGTGGCCATCGACGTGAAGTGGACCGGGTTCGAGATCCCGAACGAGTTCGTCGTCGGGTACGGCTTGGACTACGCGGAGAAGTACCGGAACCTGCCGTTCGTCGGCACTCTGGCTCCCCACGTCTACGGCGGCTGA
- the tilS gene encoding tRNA lysidine(34) synthetase TilS has translation MGPHPAVAAIRLAVRRVLHDVLNDHGAPHAAPKAPRTPPLVLVACSGGADSMALASALAFEAPKLGIRAGGVTVDHGLQPGSDLRAAEVVARLTALRLDPVESAAVHVGRDGGPEAAARDARYAALDAAADHHGAAAILLGHTRDDQAETVLLGLARGSGIRSLSGMAATSGVDGRYRRPFLHVDRQTARKACMAQSLPVWDDPHNTDPAYTRSRLRHEGLPALEKALGKGVVEALARTAQLSRDDADALDTWAAQAEAMVRDPAGLLECAKLYALPPAVRRRVLRRAAIEAGAPAGALFARHIEEVDRLITGWRGQGEINLPGKVVAQRQGGRLVIRQG, from the coding sequence ATGGGTCCCCATCCTGCGGTCGCGGCGATACGCCTGGCGGTCCGCCGCGTACTCCACGACGTACTCAACGACCACGGCGCCCCCCACGCGGCGCCGAAAGCCCCGCGCACCCCGCCCCTGGTGCTTGTCGCCTGCTCCGGCGGTGCCGACTCCATGGCGCTCGCCTCGGCCCTCGCCTTCGAGGCCCCCAAGCTCGGCATCCGCGCCGGTGGCGTGACGGTCGACCACGGTCTGCAGCCCGGCTCCGATCTCCGCGCCGCCGAAGTCGTCGCGCGGCTCACCGCCCTGCGCCTCGACCCCGTCGAGTCCGCGGCCGTGCACGTCGGCCGCGACGGCGGTCCCGAAGCCGCCGCGAGGGACGCCAGATACGCCGCGCTCGACGCCGCCGCGGACCACCACGGTGCCGCCGCGATCCTGCTCGGCCACACCCGCGACGATCAGGCAGAGACGGTTTTGCTCGGCCTCGCCCGCGGCTCCGGCATCCGCTCCCTGTCCGGAATGGCCGCGACCTCGGGGGTCGACGGCCGTTACCGCAGGCCCTTCCTGCACGTCGACCGCCAGACCGCCCGCAAGGCGTGCATGGCCCAGTCGCTGCCCGTCTGGGACGATCCTCACAACACCGACCCGGCGTACACGCGCTCCCGGCTGCGCCACGAGGGGCTGCCCGCCCTGGAGAAGGCGCTCGGCAAGGGTGTCGTGGAGGCGCTCGCCCGTACGGCCCAGTTGTCCCGTGACGACGCCGACGCCCTGGACACGTGGGCCGCGCAGGCCGAAGCCATGGTGCGGGACCCCGCGGGCCTCCTGGAGTGCGCCAAGCTCTACGCGCTGCCGCCCGCCGTACGCCGCCGTGTACTGCGCCGCGCGGCCATCGAGGCGGGCGCCCCGGCGGGTGCTCTGTTCGCCCGGCACATCGAAGAGGTCGACCGTTTGATCACCGGTTGGCGCGGCCAGGGGGAGATCAACCTCCCCGGCAAGGTCGTGGCTCAGCGACAGGGTGGCAGACTGGTCATCCGGCAAGGCTGA
- a CDS encoding zinc-dependent metalloprotease has translation MTSIGGASGMVDWNLAVATATRLVRPGPEVTRDEARATVAELRRHAKASEEHVRGFTRMATEEAHDTPVLVVDRPGWVRANVAGFRELLKPLLDKMEERRGSGPGGAVLGAVGGKVTGVELGMLLSFLSSRVLGQYETFAPATRDLPAAPNGGGRLLLVAPNIVHVERELDVDPHDFRLWVCLHEETHRTQFTAVPWLRDHLEGEIQSFLAETDVDPMTFLERIREAAQSLAGARPEGEQGEGDEGGRSLVELVQSPAQREILARLTAVMSLLEGHADFVMDGVGPAVVPSVAEIREKFKERRQKGASRLDLALRKLLGLDAKLRQYRDGERFVRAVVNEVGMDGFNRVWTSPNTLPTKAEIAKPADWVARVHRKSEGAP, from the coding sequence ATGACGAGCATCGGTGGTGCTTCTGGGATGGTCGACTGGAATCTCGCGGTGGCGACCGCGACCCGACTCGTGCGGCCGGGCCCGGAGGTGACCCGGGACGAGGCGCGGGCGACCGTCGCGGAGCTGCGCCGGCACGCCAAGGCTTCTGAGGAACACGTCCGCGGCTTCACGCGGATGGCCACGGAGGAGGCGCATGACACGCCCGTCCTCGTCGTCGACCGCCCCGGCTGGGTCCGGGCGAACGTGGCGGGGTTCAGGGAGCTCCTCAAGCCCCTCCTGGACAAGATGGAGGAGCGGCGCGGCTCCGGCCCCGGCGGAGCGGTCCTCGGCGCCGTCGGCGGCAAGGTCACGGGCGTCGAGCTCGGCATGCTGCTGTCGTTCCTGTCCTCCCGCGTCCTCGGGCAGTACGAGACCTTCGCCCCCGCCACCAGGGACCTGCCGGCCGCGCCGAACGGCGGCGGAAGACTGCTCCTCGTCGCGCCGAACATCGTGCACGTGGAGCGCGAACTCGATGTGGATCCGCACGACTTCAGGCTCTGGGTGTGCCTGCACGAGGAGACGCACCGCACGCAGTTCACGGCCGTGCCCTGGCTGCGCGACCACCTCGAGGGCGAGATCCAGTCATTCCTCGCCGAGACCGACGTCGACCCGATGACGTTCCTGGAGCGCATCCGGGAAGCAGCCCAGTCCCTGGCGGGCGCACGCCCCGAGGGTGAGCAGGGCGAGGGCGACGAAGGGGGCCGCTCCCTGGTCGAGCTCGTGCAGTCACCGGCCCAGCGCGAGATCCTCGCCCGGCTCACCGCCGTGATGTCACTGCTCGAAGGGCACGCGGACTTCGTGATGGACGGGGTCGGGCCCGCCGTGGTGCCGTCGGTGGCCGAGATCAGGGAGAAGTTCAAGGAGCGCCGTCAGAAAGGTGCGTCCCGCCTGGACCTGGCGCTGCGCAAGCTCCTGGGCCTCGACGCGAAGCTGCGCCAGTACCGCGACGGCGAGCGGTTCGTCAGGGCCGTGGTGAACGAGGTGGGTATGGACGGATTCAATCGCGTATGGACATCGCCGAACACGCTCCCCACCAAGGCGGAGATCGCCAAACCGGCGGACTGGGTCGCGCGGGTGCACCGCAAGTCGGAGGGTGCACCGTAA